The sequence TCGCGTAATATTATGCGGGATGTATGACGTGTCTTATCGAAAGGCCAGGGGTTATGGGTCCCGGCCTGCGCCGGGACGATGCTAAAAGTTGCACCTCGGTATGATGAATTCTAGCCGCCTGCCTTTGCCTCCGACGCAACGCCGGCTAGCACCAGAACCGTATGCAGCAGCACGTTGGCGCCGGCCGTGCAGTCGGCCTGCGTCGCGTCTTCCAGTTCGTTGTGGCTGATGCCGTCCTTGCACGGCACGAAGATCATCGCGGCGGGCATCACGGTGGCGAGATTACAGGCATCATGACCCGCTCCGGAGGTGATGCGGCGGTTCGAATAGCCCAGCTCCTGTGTCGCGTTTGCCACCGCGTCGACCAGCCTTTTGTCGAACACGGTCGGCTCCTTGCGCCAGATCTTTTCGAGATTGATCGTCACCCTGCGTCGTGCAGCGATTTCCGCGACCGCTTTCTGCAAGCTGTCATGCAGCGCATCGAGCGTCGCCGAGTCCGGGCTGCGGAATTCCGCTGAAAACGCGAGGTCACCGGGAATGACGTTGCGCGACGGGTTGTCGATCTTCACTTCGCCGATGGTGCCGACCGCGTGCGGCCCGTGATCGCGCGCAAGTTTCTCCACCGCGAGCACGACTTCGGAGAATGCGGCCAGCGCGTCCTTGCGCAAAGGCATCGGCGTGGTGCCGGCGTGGCTGGCAAAGCCTGAAATCGTGCCGTCGTACCAGATGATGCCCTGGCCGCGATCCACCACGCCGATTGTCTTGTTCTCGGCCTCGAGTAGCGGTCCCTGTTCGATGTGCAGTTCGACGAAGGCGCTGAATCTCTGTTTCCCCACAGCATCCGCGCCGCGATAGCCGATGGTGTCGAGCGCCTCGGCGACGGTGATGCCGTCGGCGTCCTTGCGTGAAAGAATATCCTCGGTGGTATATTCGCCCGAATAGGCGGCGGACGCCATCATGGCCGGCGCGTAGCGCGAGCCTTCCTCGTTGGTCCAGTTGCAGACGCAGATCGGCGCTTCGGTTTCGATGCCGGCGTCGTTCATGGCGCGGACCACTTCGAGCGCGGCCAGCGTGCCGAGAATGCCGTCGAACTTGCCGCCGGTGGGCTGGGTGTCGAGGTGCGAGCCGATGCCGATCGGCGGCTTCGACATGTCGCGGCCGGGCCGGATCGCGAACATGGTGCCCAGCGCATCAACGCGGACCTCGCAGCCCGCTTTCTCGCATGCGGCGCGGAACCAGTCGCGCACCTGCTTGTCTTCCGGCCCGAGGGTGAGCCGCTTCACGCCGCCCTTGGGCGTGCCGCCGAATTTCGCGGTTTCGTGGATGTCGCCCCAGAGGCGCGCGGAATCGATCTGAAGATTGGACTTGGTTTTTGTCATGATTAGTCGATAGCGCAGGTTGAGGGCGCGTGCATTACCTGAGTTGTTCTTTATTTGGGCATGACCTATTCCGAAAACCGGTCCGATTTTTCGGGGGCCCATCAGGTGTGCCGGTGGACGTGCTTTTTGCGCGCGGCTGATGGCTTGGCACCGGCCTCGGTCGGGATCATGACCACGCGGCCGTAGCGGACGCCGCGCTCGGCGATGACGTGCTCGGCGAGATGTTTCACGTCCGCTGCGCTGCCCTTCAGCGCCGTGATTTCCATGCAGTTGTCATTGTCGAGATGCACATGCAGCGTCGCCAGCGACAGATCGTGATGATCGTGGAAATTGTTGACCAGCCGGTTGGAGAGATCGCGCGCGGCGTGATCGTAGACATAGACCAGCGCCGCCACGCAGTCGCCGTTCTTGCCGGTGTCCTGCGCCGCCTGCTGCATCCCGGCGCGGGCGAAATCGCGGATTGCCTCGGAGCGGTTCTGGTAGCCGTGCTCGACGATCATGCGATCCAGTTCGGCCATGAGTTCGTCGTCGAGGGTGATGGTGACGCGCTGCATTGATTGGCTCCCTACCGGCGGACGCCGGGCCATGGTGGGTGCGCGACCATACCCGATCCGCAGTTACAGTGCGCCTGATTTCGCAGGGCGAACCCAGGAGCGATTCTCAGGCGGGATTTCTTGAGACCTAATGACGCATCGGCCTGATGCGCCGCAATAACAGGCATCTGCGCCGGTCTGATTGCTTTTCTTTCTCGAAAATTTCGGGGATCATCGCCGCACAAAACAACGACAGGTTCGGATGCAATCACGAGCCGCGGAGGGAGAACGTCCAATGAACTATCTTGCAGGCTTGAAAACTATAATGACCGCGGCCGCCGTTGCTGCATCGTGCAGCATGGCGGCGGCCCAGGATTATCCCACCAAACCGATCACGCTGATCGTGCCATGGCCGGCCGGCGGCTCGACCGACATTTCGATGCGGGCGATCGCGGACAGCGCGTCGAAGATTCTCGGCCAGCCTGTTGTCGTGGACAACAAGGCGGGCGGCGGCGGCACGGTCGGCCCGGCCACCATGGCGGCAGCGGCCAAGCCGGACGGTTACACGATCTCGCAGATTCCGATCACGGTGTTCCGTTTGCCGCTAATGCAGCAGGTGTCGTGGGACGCCTCGAAGGACTTCACCTACATCGTGCATCTCACCGGCTACACCTTCGGCGTGACCACCAACGCGGAGTCGCAGTTCAAGACCTGGAAGGACGTGGTGGATTTCGCCAAGGCTAATCCGGGCAAGGTAACTTATGCGACGCCGGGCGCGGGGACTTCGCTCCATATCGGCATGGAGCAGATTGCGGCCAAGGCCGGGATCAAGCTGACCCAGGTGCCGTTCAAGGGCGGGGCCGAGACCAACGCCGCCGTGCTCGGCAATCACACCATGTTGCAGGCGGATTCCACCGGATGGCGGCCGCTGGTCGATGCCGGCAAGCTGCGCCTCTTGATGGTGTGGACCGACAAGCGTTCGCCGAATTTCCCCGACGCGCCGACCCTCAAGGAACTGGGCTATTCGATGGTCTACGATTCGCCGTTCGGCATCGCTGGCCCCAAGGGCATGGACCCGAAGATCGTCGCCAAGCTGCACGACGCGTTCAAGAAGGCGATCGAGGATCCCGCGGTGATCGCTACGCTGGCGAAGTTCGACATGGTGGCGAACTACAAGAACACCGAGGACTACGTGAAGTTCGTCGCCGAAGTCACCGAATCCGAACGCAAGGTGATCGACTCGCTCGGGCTTACAAAGAAGACCAACTGAATATAGACCCGCGTGATGCCCTCGAAGACGGCGTCAGCCTGAGGTGCGAAGCCGCACATGCGGCGAGCCTCGAAGGATGAACGCCTGGTTTATATCCCGCCGTCGCCCTTCGAGGGCTGCGCTTCGCTCCGCCACCTCAGGGTGACGGCTGGATCGACGTAAGCGGCATGAGAACGTAGTCCATGAACAATGATGTCAGAGCGAAACTCGCGCTGAACAATTCCGAACTATGGGGCGGGCTGGTTGGCCTCGCGCTCGGCATCTTCGTGATCTGGGCCGGCCTCAAGCTCAGGATCGGCAGCATCAACGATCCGGGCTCCGGTTTCGTGCTGTTCTACACCGGCATCCTGATGTGCGTGTTTGCGATCACGATCATCACTGCGGCCATCACGGAAGGTGGTCCCAGCGTCGCGTCATTATGGGCCGGAACGCGCTGGACCAAGCCGCTGGTGGTGGTTGTCTGCCTGGCGGCTTTCGCTTTCCTGTTCGAGCCGCTGGGTTTCCTGCTGTCGTCGATCCCGTTGTTGCTCCTGCTGTTGCGGGTGATCGATCCGGTGCGCTGGACGCTGGCGGTGCCGCTCGCGGTGCTGGTGCCGCTCGGCGTCTGGTTCGTGCTGAAGCGCGCGCTCCTCATTCAGTTGCCTTCAGGCATCTTCGGTATCGGGTAAGCGCTCATGGATGTTCTTCTCAATGTTGCGCACGGCTTCGGTGTCGCGCTGACGCCAATTAACCTGCTGTATTGTTTCATCGGTGTTTTCATCGGCACACTGGTCGGCGTGCTGCCGGGCATCGGCCCGATCTCGGCGATGTCGCTGCTGCTGCCGGTGACGCTGTCGGCGTCGCCGGAATCCGGCATTATCATGATGGCGGGCATCTACTACGGCTCGATGTATGGCGGCTCGACTACGTCGATTCTGGTCAACATTCCGGGCGAAGCGGCGTCGGTGGTGACCTGCATCGACGGTCACCAGATGGCAAAGCAGGGTCGGGCGGGACCGGCGCTCGGCATCTCTGCGCTGGGCTCGTTCATCGCAGGCACCTTTGCGCTGATTGCGCTGATGTTCATCGCGCCGACGCTGGCCAGCGTCGCGGTCGCGTTCGGCCCAGCGGAATATTTCAGCCTGATGGTGCTGGGCCTCGTGGTGCTGACATTCCTCACGCAAGGTTCGATGGCCAAGGCGCTGCTGATGGCCTGCATCGGCCTCGTGCTCGGGCTGATCGGGCTCGACAGCATCACGGCAATGCCGCGCCTGACCTTCGGCCGTCTCGAACTGATCGACGGCATCGGCCTCGTACCGGTGGTGATGGGCCTGTTCGGCGTTGCCGAAGTGCTGATCAACATCGAGCAGGTGATCAAGCGCGATGTGATCGACGCCAAAATCACGCAGCTACTGCCCAATAAAGAGGACTGGAAGGCGAGCGGCGGCCCGATCGGACGCGGCACCATTCTTGGTTTTTTCCTCGGCATTCTGCCCGGGGGCGGCGCGGTGGTGGCATCGTTTGCGTCCTATGCGCTGGAGAAGAAGCTGTCGAAAACGCCAGAGCGCTTCGGCAAGGGCGCGATCGAAGGCGTGGCGGGGCCGGAGGCCGCCAACAACGCCGCTGCCGGCGGCGCGTTCATTCCGCTGATGACGCTCGGCATTCCGCCGAACGTGGTGATGGCGCTGCTGCTCGGCGCGTTCGTCATTCACGGCTTGCAGCCGGGGCCTCTGATGATCACGCAGAACCCCGGCCTGTTCTGGGGCATCATTGCCAGCATGTATATCGGCAACGTCATGCTGCTGATCCTCAACCTGCCGCTGATCGGCATGTGGGTGCAACTCCTGAAGCTGCCCTACAACGTGCTGTTTCCACTGATCCTGCTGTTCACGATTGTGGGCGTCTATTGCAGCAGCAACAACGTGTTCGATGTTTATGTAATGGTCGGCTTCGGCGTGATCGGCTACCTGATGCGCAAGTTCGGTTACGAGCCCGCACCACTGGTGCTTGCCTTCGTGCTCGGGCCGCTCTTGGAGAACAACCTGCGCAAGTCGCTGATCCTGTCGCAGGGCGATCTGATGACCTTCGTGCAGCGCCCGATCTCGGCGGCGTGCCTTGTGCTCGCGGCGATCCTGCTGATCGGCCCGCTGCTGCCGTCCTTGCGCAAGAAACGCGAACTGGTCGCGCTCGACGAGGGGGCATAACCGGGGAACCTTTCCGCGCGTCCGGCGTCGTCATGACTGCGGCAAATGGTGCCGCGTTTCAGCCATGACATCGCGAATGTTGCTAGATCCAGACAATGTCCGGCAAAACGACCTGCGCGGCGGTACCTCGCCGTGGAGCCAGAAGCTGCTGCAACCGGTCCGGCCGCAGATTGAAGAGAGCTTCCGCTGCGACGTTCTCGTGGTCGGGGCGGGCATCACCGGCTCGCTGGCGGCGGAGCATCTGGCGTGTCTCGGCCACGACGTGTGTGTGATCGACCGGCAGCGCCCCGGTCTCGGCAGCACCACCGCCAGTACCGCGATGCTATTGTGGGAGATCGACCGCTCGCTCTCCGATCTGACGGAGATGTATGGCTTCGAACGGGCGGCGAGTATCTATCGCCACAGCCAGGCGGCGGTCAGCGGGCTGATCGAGCTCGTGACCACACGCGGTCTGGCTTGCGACATGCGTCCGCGGCACTCTCTATATTTGACTGCAGGCGACAGCGGGCCGCGCGAACTGCTTGCAGAGCATGATTTGCGCATCCGCGCCGGGTTGCCGGGGGATTTTCTCGATCATCAGGGCCTGCTGCGCGAATTCAAGATTCACCGCGAGGCGGCGCTGGTCTCGCCGGGGTCGGCGGATGCGGACCCGGTGCTGCTGTCGCAGGCTCTGCTCGCGGAAGCGGTCCGGCAGAAGGCCCGGCTGTTAGATGCGGAAGCGGTTGGTTACGACAGCTCAAGCGATGCTGTGATCGTCGTTCTCGACAGCGGCCATGTCATCGAGGCGAAGCATGTCGTTCTCGCAACCGGCTATGTGATGCCTGACATTCTCACTTCGGATTTGCACAAGGTCGTTTCAAGCTGGGCCATCGCGACGCCGCCGCAGGCGACGGGCGCGCTGTGGCGCGACAGCGCCCTGATCTGGGAGGCATCGGACCCCTACAGCTATCTGCGCACCACCGTTGAGAACCGGATCATCATGGGCGGCGAAGATGATGACGCCAT is a genomic window of Bradyrhizobium sp. G127 containing:
- a CDS encoding Zn-dependent hydrolase, yielding MTKTKSNLQIDSARLWGDIHETAKFGGTPKGGVKRLTLGPEDKQVRDWFRAACEKAGCEVRVDALGTMFAIRPGRDMSKPPIGIGSHLDTQPTGGKFDGILGTLAALEVVRAMNDAGIETEAPICVCNWTNEEGSRYAPAMMASAAYSGEYTTEDILSRKDADGITVAEALDTIGYRGADAVGKQRFSAFVELHIEQGPLLEAENKTIGVVDRGQGIIWYDGTISGFASHAGTTPMPLRKDALAAFSEVVLAVEKLARDHGPHAVGTIGEVKIDNPSRNVIPGDLAFSAEFRSPDSATLDALHDSLQKAVAEIAARRRVTINLEKIWRKEPTVFDKRLVDAVANATQELGYSNRRITSGAGHDACNLATVMPAAMIFVPCKDGISHNELEDATQADCTAGANVLLHTVLVLAGVASEAKAGG
- the nikR gene encoding nickel-responsive transcriptional regulator NikR — protein: MQRVTITLDDELMAELDRMIVEHGYQNRSEAIRDFARAGMQQAAQDTGKNGDCVAALVYVYDHAARDLSNRLVNNFHDHHDLSLATLHVHLDNDNCMEITALKGSAADVKHLAEHVIAERGVRYGRVVMIPTEAGAKPSAARKKHVHRHT
- a CDS encoding tripartite tricarboxylate transporter substrate binding protein, producing the protein MTAAAVAASCSMAAAQDYPTKPITLIVPWPAGGSTDISMRAIADSASKILGQPVVVDNKAGGGGTVGPATMAAAAKPDGYTISQIPITVFRLPLMQQVSWDASKDFTYIVHLTGYTFGVTTNAESQFKTWKDVVDFAKANPGKVTYATPGAGTSLHIGMEQIAAKAGIKLTQVPFKGGAETNAAVLGNHTMLQADSTGWRPLVDAGKLRLLMVWTDKRSPNFPDAPTLKELGYSMVYDSPFGIAGPKGMDPKIVAKLHDAFKKAIEDPAVIATLAKFDMVANYKNTEDYVKFVAEVTESERKVIDSLGLTKKTN
- a CDS encoding tripartite tricarboxylate transporter TctB family protein — encoded protein: MNNDVRAKLALNNSELWGGLVGLALGIFVIWAGLKLRIGSINDPGSGFVLFYTGILMCVFAITIITAAITEGGPSVASLWAGTRWTKPLVVVVCLAAFAFLFEPLGFLLSSIPLLLLLLRVIDPVRWTLAVPLAVLVPLGVWFVLKRALLIQLPSGIFGIG
- a CDS encoding tripartite tricarboxylate transporter permease, with translation MDVLLNVAHGFGVALTPINLLYCFIGVFIGTLVGVLPGIGPISAMSLLLPVTLSASPESGIIMMAGIYYGSMYGGSTTSILVNIPGEAASVVTCIDGHQMAKQGRAGPALGISALGSFIAGTFALIALMFIAPTLASVAVAFGPAEYFSLMVLGLVVLTFLTQGSMAKALLMACIGLVLGLIGLDSITAMPRLTFGRLELIDGIGLVPVVMGLFGVAEVLINIEQVIKRDVIDAKITQLLPNKEDWKASGGPIGRGTILGFFLGILPGGGAVVASFASYALEKKLSKTPERFGKGAIEGVAGPEAANNAAAGGAFIPLMTLGIPPNVVMALLLGAFVIHGLQPGPLMITQNPGLFWGIIASMYIGNVMLLILNLPLIGMWVQLLKLPYNVLFPLILLFTIVGVYCSSNNVFDVYVMVGFGVIGYLMRKFGYEPAPLVLAFVLGPLLENNLRKSLILSQGDLMTFVQRPISAACLVLAAILLIGPLLPSLRKKRELVALDEGA
- a CDS encoding FAD-binding oxidoreductase; the protein is MLLDPDNVRQNDLRGGTSPWSQKLLQPVRPQIEESFRCDVLVVGAGITGSLAAEHLACLGHDVCVIDRQRPGLGSTTASTAMLLWEIDRSLSDLTEMYGFERAASIYRHSQAAVSGLIELVTTRGLACDMRPRHSLYLTAGDSGPRELLAEHDLRIRAGLPGDFLDHQGLLREFKIHREAALVSPGSADADPVLLSQALLAEAVRQKARLLDAEAVGYDSSSDAVIVVLDSGHVIEAKHVVLATGYVMPDILTSDLHKVVSSWAIATPPQATGALWRDSALIWEASDPYSYLRTTVENRIIMGGEDDDAIVEPEARDRLMPEKAKVLLGKLQALWPKAEAIAEFVWSGAFGTTSDGLPLIGAVPGHPRIHAAYGYGGNGITYSYLASRMIAASIAGNNQPWFDDFAIDRDAPKGS